TGCTATAGTTCGATTTAAAAAATTCATCCTGGCTGTTTTCAACACCGCCGGGCGATAACGTATTCACACGAATATTTTTCTTACCCCAATACGATGCTAAAAACTTAGTAAACCCGATCACTGCTGATTTGGTTACAGGATAAGCAGGTGATTTATAAAAAGCCTGCTCACCTTTTTCATTTTTATAAATATTCTGATCAGGAGCAACAATGCCATAGGTTGATGCTATATTAATAATAGAGCCGCCCCCTTGTTCCAGCATTGCTGTTCCAAATACCTGCGAGCAAAGAAATACACCGCTCACATTTACGTTCCAGCTTTTGTTCCACATTTCCAGCGGGTAATTCTCAAACATGGATTGAGTACCTGCCAACAACGGATTTTCGAACATATCATTAATAGCAGCATTATTCACCAATATATCAATACGGCCATATTTTTTTAATATCGCATCTTTTGCTGCGTTCAAAGAATCTTTACTGGTGACGTCAACGGCTATACC
The Ferruginibacter albus DNA segment above includes these coding regions:
- a CDS encoding SDR family oxidoreductase, with the translated sequence MDKNMFSLKGKVAIVTGACGLIGKEHCSALAEAGAFVVTADINKEQSEKVAAELGSEHLGIAVDVTSKDSLNAAKDAILKKYGRIDILVNNAAINDMFENPLLAGTQSMFENYPLEMWNKSWNVNVSGVFLCSQVFGTAMLEQGGGSIINIASTYGIVAPDQNIYKNEKGEQAFYKSPAYPVTKSAVIGFTKFLASYWGKKNIRVNTLSPGGVENSQDEFFKSNYSNKTLLNRMASKEDYRGAIVFLASDASGYMTGANLVVDGGWTAI